A genomic segment from Aspergillus puulaauensis MK2 DNA, chromosome 1, nearly complete sequence encodes:
- a CDS encoding cytochrome b-c1 complex subunit 10 (COG:S;~EggNog:ENOG410PT39;~InterPro:IPR019182;~PFAM:PF09796;~TransMembrane:1 (o39-58i)), protein MFSQTFRRAAAQSVRSPLAGKYSVAPHVAGFTVGSATTIGSIAATFGVSAGVFALFFFGEVPRVRKDILQQLPFFDTYLDRTVAPEDNPF, encoded by the exons ATG TTCTCCCAAACCTTCCGTCGTGCCGCAGCTCAGTCTGTCCGGTCTCCCCTCGCCGGAAA GTACTCCGTCGCTCCTCACGTCGCCGGTTTCACCGTCGGCTCTGCCACTACGAT CGGATCCATCGCCGCTACCTTCGGTGTCAGCGCTGGTgtcttcgccctcttcttcttcggcgaggtCCCTCGTGTCCGCAAGGACATTCTCCAGCAACTCCCCTTCTTCGACACCTACCTTGACCGAACCGTTGCTCCTGAGGACAAC CCTTTCTAA
- a CDS encoding putative disulfide isomerase (COG:O;~EggNog:ENOG410PJ6R;~InterPro:IPR036249,IPR013766;~PFAM:PF00085;~SECRETED:SignalP(1-20);~TransMembrane:1 (n5-16c20/21o674-691i)), translating to MRSSLLTWSLISLFALPTFAAPSDQTISTKRLVKRSESDNSASAPTLFNGIEVPPMKELTPDNFEETVKDGYWFIKQYSPSCPHCNKIAPTWQTLYEFYYTSNPLASTQSSDTGSLNSFERFYNFHFASMNCLAYGDFCKKLDVLQWPTFSFYHDGQQVEQVERDLKRKDMEVFSEYIEEKLETIRPGSRPVKGLKLPEPGAKGVDTTAEPEAPAAKDKNPEAGSKAGEKHNDEDTQQPVQRAPENPPEKAATPKSKPKVKAPVNPQGISVPLTAESFQRLVTTSKEPWFIKFYAPWCHHCQALAPNWAQMAKEMQHTLNIGEVNCEVEHRLCKDARVNSFPTMYFFRGTERVEYNGLRGLGDLVSWAKRAVEIGSGINDVDAETFKEMEDKEEVIFLYFYDHATTSEDFEAMERLTMPLIGHAKIVKTDSAALAERFRISTWPRLLAARSGRANYFNPIAPKDMRDIRQILNWMRTVWLPIVPELTALNARELMDGNFVVLGILSRSRANEFEESKRELKNAALEWMDKQIQLFQLERQELRDSKQLRIEEAEDRNDQRALRAAKNMHVSIREDEKKQVKFAWIDGDFWERWLRTTYGIDVGKGERVIINDQDNRRYWDTSSSGASIMASRTSILETIPLVIANPPKLTPKSTIGVFESVFFVSSTFITGHPIIFAIILLVSVIGVTYVARGRGLKRGVRGGILGIAGNAGGLLHLDGKEGLLNGGSTGKVD from the exons ATGCGCTCGTCTCTTTTGACATGGTCATTAATCTCGCTCTTCGCGCTTCCCACCTTCGCTGCTCCTTCTGACCAAACCATCTCGACGAAACGTCTGGTGAAAAGATCTGAGTCTGACAACTCGGCTTCGGCACCCACACTTTTTAATGGAATTGAGGTTCCGCCTATGAAGGAGCTTACTCCTGATAACTTTGAGGAAACTGTCAAGGATGGATATTG GTTCATCAAGCAATATTCGCCCTCGTGCCCCCACTGTAATAAGATTGCCCCTACGTGGCAGACATTGTACGAGTTTTACTAT ACTTCTAACCCGCTAGCCTCCACACAATCATCCGACACCGGATCTTTGAACTCGTTTGAGCGTTTCTACAACTTCCATTTTGCGTCCATGAACTGTCTGGCGTATGGCGATTTCTGCAAAAAGCTGGATGTATTGCAGTGGCCGACATTCTCCTTCTATCATGATGGGCAGCAAGTTGAGCAAGTTGAGCGAGATCTGAAAAGGAAAGACATGGAAGTCTTCAGTGAATACATTGAAGAAAAGTTGGAAACGATCCGGCCTGGATCTCGCCCTGTAAAGGGCCTTAAACTTCCAGAACCCGGTGCTAAGGGAGTCGATACGACAGCCGAGCCGGAAGCCCCGGCCGCCAAAGATAAGAATCCAGAGGCAGGCTCCAAAGCTGGTGAAAAACACAATGACGAGGATACTCAACAACCTGTCCAACGAGCGCCGGAAAATCCACCTGAGAAAGCCGCGACTCCGAAATCAAAGCCAAAGGTAAAGGCGCCGGTAAATCCCCAGGGAATCTCTGTTCCTCTCACCGCAGAAAGCTTCCAGAGGCTTGTTACCACGTCCAAAGAACCATGGTTTATCAAATTCTACGCACCCTGGTGCCACCACTGTCAAGCGCTGGCCCCCAACTGGGCGCAAATGGCCAAGGAAATGCAACATACTCTCAACATTGGCGAGGTGAATTGTGAAGTTGAACACAGGCTCTGCAAGGATGCCCGTGTTAACTCATTCCCAACCATGTACTTCTTCCGCGGTACAGAGAGAGTGGAGTACAATGGTCTCCGAGGCCTTGGTGATCTGGTCAGCTGGGCCAAAAGGGCTGTCGAAATTGGGTCTGGGATTAATGATGTGGATGCCGAGACTTtcaaggaaatggaggataAAGAAGAGGTTATCTTCTTGTACTTCTATGACCATGCAACAACCTCGGAAGATTTTGAGGCCATGGAACGTCTTACGATGCCCCTAATTGGACATGCGAAAATAGTCAAAACAGATAGCGCCGCCCTAGCGGAAAGATTCAGAATCTCTACCTGGCCGCGCCTTCTTGCTGCGCGGAGTGGACGGGCGAACTATTTCAACCCCATTGCGCCAAAAGATATGAGGGATATTCGGCAAATCCTCAACTGGATGCGGACTGTGTGGCTCCCCATAGTTCCCGAACTCACCGCCCTGAACGCCCGTGAGCTCATGGATGGCAACTTCGTGGTACTTGGCATTCTAAGTCGCAGCCGTGCTAATGAGTTCGAGGAGTCGAAGCGCGAGCTGAAGAATGCGGCTCTCGAGTGGATGGATAAACAAATCCAGCTGTTCCAGTTAGAACGACAGGAGCTACGTGATTCCAAACAACTGCGAATCGAGGAGGCGGAAGACCGCAATGACCAGCGTGCCTTGCGTGCAGCCAAGAATATGCACGTCTCCATCCGcgaagacgagaagaaacaagTGAAGTTTGCTTGGATCGATGGTGACTTCTGGGAACGTTGGCTACGAACCACCTATGGCATCGATGTGGGTAAGGGAGAGCGTGTCATCATTAATGACCAGGACAACCGACGTTATTGGGATACCTCTTCTAGCGGTGCTTCCATCATGGCTTCTCGCACCTCCATCCTCGAAACTATTCCTCTTGTCATTGCCAATCCTCCCAAACTTACACCAAAATCCACGATCGGCGTTTTCGAGTCAGTCTTCTTCGTTTCATCTACATTCATCACTGGCCATCCtatcatcttcgccatcatcctcctgGTGTCTGTTATTGGCGTGACATACGTCGCCCGAGGGAGAGGGCTCAAGCGCGGAGTCCGTGGCGGAATTCTCGGCATTGCTGGCAATGCTGGCGGCCTTCTCCACCTTGATGGCAAGGAGGGGCTTCTAAATGGAGGCTCAACCGGCAAGGTAGACTGA
- a CDS encoding complex I NDUFA5 subunit family protein (COG:C;~EggNog:ENOG410PPI3;~InterPro:IPR006806;~PFAM:PF04716;~go_process: GO:0022904 - respiratory electron transport chain [Evidence IEA]): protein MRSTLRLLASVKPARYLEPFAPTGLTGLQTHPSPRPTLIYLYTSTLQKLKAFPESSVYRQSTEALTRHRLQIIESTKPPGFDAWLERVKKTVGAEPERFVSLRQADGTYAGALRDDNSDNPRGEEWDGEKLEATTEGPARTPEQQARWEKDLEGGTSAASEADSDFHTLQMKWENEPALEAEQVSELEKQIGAGLIEEVIQVAEGELKLVDELYKSKAWEELEEKPRPGQWTYFERK, encoded by the exons ATGCGATCTACACTCCGGCTGCTGGCCAGCGTCAAACCGGCCCGGTATTTGGAGCCTTTCGCTCCGACCGGTTTGACTGGTCTGCAGACACACCCAAGCCCTCGTCCCACCCTGATCTACCTCTACACATCGACGCTGCAGAAGCTAAAGGCTTTCCCTGAATCCTCGGTCTACCGCCAGTCTACTGAAGCATTGACCCGCCACCGCCTGCAAATAATCGAGTCCACGAAGCCACCTGGATTTGACGCTTGGCTGGAGCGCGTGAAGAAGACCGTGGGTGCTGAGCCTGAGCGATTCGTATCTCTTCGCCAGGCAGATGGAACTTACGCCGGTGCTTTGCGTGACGACAACAGCGACAACCCCCGTggagaggaatgggatggaGAAAAGTTGGAAGCAACCACGGAGGGCCCTGCTCGTACACCGGAACAACAGGCCCGCTGGGAGAAAGACTTGGAGGGGGGTACATCCGCTGCTTCAGAAGCGGATTCGGATTTCCACACCCTCCAGATGAAGTGGGAGAATGAACCTGCCCTTGAGGCCGAGCA GGTTTCCGAACTCGAGAAGCAGATTGGCGCAGGTCTTATTGAGGAGGTTATCCAAGTGGCCGAGGGTGAGCTGAAACTGGTGGATGAACTGTACAAGTCCAAGGC CTGGGAGGAATTGGAAGAGAAGCCTAGACCCGGACAGTGGACTTACTTCGAACGCAAGTAA